A window of the Isosphaera pallida ATCC 43644 genome harbors these coding sequences:
- a CDS encoding rhodanese-like domain-containing protein yields the protein MPGTITPDELIGLKRSGRIIDLIDVRTPGEYESVHAEGARLVPLATLDPARVWGERQGGPDDPLYIICQSGGRSAKACSQFEAAGLGPVVNVTGGTLAWEAAGLPVVRGGSKVLPLDRQVRIVIGGFIAVCGALGALVNPVFAWLAAAGGAGLVFAGVTNICPLAMTLSRMPWNQTRTTSNLESSSCAVTSTTS from the coding sequence ATGCCCGGAACAATCACACCGGACGAGTTGATAGGTTTGAAGCGATCGGGCCGGATCATCGACCTGATTGACGTGAGGACTCCCGGCGAGTATGAGTCGGTCCACGCCGAGGGAGCGCGGTTGGTGCCGCTGGCGACCCTGGATCCGGCTCGGGTTTGGGGGGAGCGTCAGGGCGGTCCGGACGATCCGCTTTACATCATTTGCCAGTCGGGTGGACGATCGGCTAAGGCGTGTAGCCAGTTCGAGGCGGCGGGGTTGGGGCCGGTCGTCAACGTAACGGGTGGCACGCTAGCCTGGGAGGCTGCGGGGTTGCCCGTGGTTCGTGGAGGCTCCAAGGTTCTCCCGCTGGATCGCCAGGTTCGCATCGTGATTGGAGGATTCATCGCGGTGTGCGGCGCTCTGGGCGCGTTGGTGAATCCGGTATTTGCTTGGTTGGCGGCCGCGGGGGGGGCCGGTTTGGTCTTCGCGGGCGTCACGAATATTTGTCCGCTGGCGATGACGTTGTCCCGAATGCCTTGGAACCAAACCCGAACCACCTCCAACCTGGAGTCCTCTTCATGCGCGGTGACTTCGACCACCTCGTGA
- a CDS encoding site-specific tyrosine recombinase yields the protein MNPTTPPPLRSNPPIPPARSLPARRAPDGTQWIGGFLHYLMTECRLSPGTLAAYRGDLVKFTRWRAAREAVPRPIAALQVGDLEAYVDYLHGLGLAPATVCRHLSSLSSFFRYLAIEGRLSENRVELVTAPSLWERLPTVIGPQAVSQLLEAPAEWGWKGRRDRAILETLYATGCRVSEVAGLTIRDLDLDSASARVVGKGDRERIVPLGQPAQRALRRWLEERPRRVQRRPQVVAVFVSRTGRPLDRGSIWRIVKASARLAGLSATVSPHTLRHSFATHLLAGGADLRAVQELLGHASISTTQIYTRVEVSRLLEVHAKFHPRG from the coding sequence ATGAACCCAACCACCCCACCCCCTCTTCGCTCCAACCCGCCCATCCCTCCGGCCCGGTCGCTGCCCGCGCGGCGGGCTCCCGATGGAACTCAATGGATTGGTGGGTTTCTTCATTACTTGATGACCGAATGCCGGCTTTCGCCCGGCACCCTGGCGGCCTACCGCGGCGATCTGGTCAAGTTCACCCGCTGGAGGGCTGCTCGCGAGGCCGTGCCCCGGCCGATTGCAGCCCTTCAGGTCGGCGACTTGGAGGCATACGTGGATTATTTGCACGGTCTGGGTTTGGCTCCCGCGACCGTCTGCCGCCATCTTTCCAGCCTTTCCTCCTTCTTTCGTTATCTGGCGATCGAGGGGCGACTCTCCGAAAATCGGGTCGAACTGGTGACGGCCCCCTCGTTGTGGGAGCGGTTGCCGACGGTGATCGGACCCCAGGCGGTCTCACAGTTGCTCGAGGCACCCGCGGAGTGGGGGTGGAAGGGGCGACGGGACCGGGCGATTTTGGAGACGCTTTACGCCACCGGCTGCCGGGTCTCCGAAGTGGCCGGCTTGACCATCCGCGACCTCGATCTAGACAGCGCATCGGCCCGGGTGGTGGGCAAGGGGGATCGGGAGCGGATCGTGCCACTGGGACAACCGGCTCAGAGGGCTTTGAGACGCTGGTTGGAGGAACGTCCGCGTCGGGTCCAACGTCGGCCCCAGGTCGTCGCTGTGTTCGTCTCGCGCACCGGGCGTCCGTTGGACCGGGGGTCGATTTGGCGGATCGTGAAAGCCTCGGCGCGGTTGGCGGGTTTGTCCGCCACGGTGTCGCCGCACACCCTGCGGCACTCATTCGCCACCCACCTTTTAGCCGGCGGGGCCGACCTGCGGGCCGTTCAGGAACTCCTAGGCCATGCCTCCATCTCGACCACGCAGATTTACACCCGTGTCGAAGTTTCCCGCCTGCTTGAGGTCCACGCCAAGTTTCATCCCCGGGGCTGA
- a CDS encoding MBL fold metallo-hydrolase RNA specificity domain-containing protein: MRITFHGATRQVTGSSHLLDIGDHRILLDCGLYDSNRFDLDSPNRRMPFNPRSLDAVIVSHAHNDHIGRLPCLIRDGYTGPVYCTPATAEIMGIMLRDSARIQREDLRHAFKRRPNPKDDPNREIRLADTPLFDFADVELLLEALRPLDYGETIDLLPDIQLTLRNAGHILGSAMVQLDFREHQRRRRFLFTGDLGRRNSGLLPDPEIVQDIDILVTESTYGHKTLDPTHRLLKQLHAILLRAHREAGKIIIPAFSLGRTQRMILVFQELFQRYKVKPMPVFVDSPLGLKLTDIHRQFPDAYVPSARQLMDGDPDYFNNQYVHFCYSFEDSRRINFLPGPMVIVAGSGMCEAGRVRHHLRHAIQHDNNAIVIVSYQAEGTLGRQIAEGAEQVLIDDRWFDLNAAVYVLDGFSGHADRDDLAWWYSQIGGSIEHAFVVHGEPEAMQGAVELLQPYVRNPVRMPELDESFEV, from the coding sequence GTGCGGATCACTTTCCACGGAGCGACGCGACAAGTCACCGGCAGCTCCCACCTGCTGGACATCGGCGACCACCGGATCCTTCTGGACTGTGGGCTTTACGACTCCAACCGATTCGACCTGGATAGCCCCAACCGTCGGATGCCGTTCAACCCGCGGTCGCTCGACGCCGTGATTGTCTCGCACGCCCACAACGACCACATCGGCCGCCTGCCCTGCCTGATCCGCGACGGCTACACCGGCCCGGTCTACTGCACGCCCGCCACTGCGGAAATCATGGGCATCATGCTGCGCGATTCGGCGCGGATTCAACGCGAGGATCTGCGGCATGCCTTCAAACGTCGCCCCAACCCCAAGGACGACCCCAACCGCGAAATCCGTCTGGCCGACACCCCCCTGTTCGACTTCGCCGACGTCGAACTGCTCCTGGAGGCACTGCGCCCCCTGGACTACGGCGAGACCATCGACCTGCTCCCTGACATCCAACTCACCCTGCGCAACGCCGGCCACATCCTGGGCTCGGCGATGGTCCAACTCGACTTCCGCGAACACCAGCGGCGACGCCGCTTCCTCTTCACCGGCGACCTGGGACGACGCAACAGCGGCCTGCTGCCCGACCCAGAGATTGTTCAAGATATTGATATCCTTGTAACCGAGAGCACTTACGGTCATAAAACCCTTGACCCGACTCACCGCCTCCTCAAGCAGCTCCACGCCATTTTGTTGCGTGCCCACCGCGAGGCAGGCAAGATCATCATCCCCGCCTTCAGCCTGGGACGCACCCAACGGATGATCCTGGTCTTCCAGGAACTCTTCCAACGCTACAAGGTCAAACCGATGCCGGTCTTCGTGGACAGCCCGCTTGGCCTCAAACTCACCGACATCCATCGCCAATTCCCCGATGCCTATGTCCCCTCCGCGCGCCAACTTATGGACGGCGACCCAGACTATTTCAATAATCAATATGTTCACTTCTGCTATTCCTTTGAGGACTCGCGACGGATCAATTTTCTACCTGGGCCGATGGTGATTGTGGCTGGCAGCGGGATGTGCGAAGCCGGGCGGGTTCGCCACCATCTGCGGCACGCCATTCAGCACGACAACAACGCGATTGTGATCGTCAGTTATCAGGCTGAGGGGACGTTGGGCCGTCAGATCGCCGAGGGAGCCGAGCAGGTTTTGATCGACGATCGTTGGTTCGACTTGAACGCGGCCGTCTACGTGCTAGATGGGTTCTCCGGTCATGCCGACCGCGACGATCTAGCATGGTGGTACAGTCAGATCGGCGGCTCGATCGAACACGCCTTTGTGGTTCACGGCGAACCTGAGGCAATGCAAGGTGCGGTCGAACTGCTCCAACCTTACGTCCGCAACCCGGTGCGGATGCCTGAGTTGGATGAATCGTTCGAGGTCTGA
- the gatB gene encoding Asp-tRNA(Asn)/Glu-tRNA(Gln) amidotransferase subunit GatB, with translation MSDPYGLSLPPDTKVEVIIGLEVHVQLQTESKMFSACGTEFGLPPNTQTDPVSLGLPGTLPVMNAKAFELALKTALAFQADIARFTKWDRKNYYYPDLPKNYQISQYDLPFSTGGALPIPPGKNGGEPRHLRLTRIHLEEDTGKLTHAAGGFTEVDLNRAGVPLLEIVTEPDLRSPEEAKACLEELRLTLRCLGVSDCEMQEGSLRCDANVNLHIHRDGQIFKTPIVEVKNLNSFRSVERALRYEVKRQYQAWLETGEVKTDTNKTTRGWVEEEGVTRLQRSKETAADYRYFPEPDLVPVQVDDAWLERIRRGIGELPTARRLRFEREYGLSAYDANVLVEQGQAVGDYFDTVAKLTGDPKLAGNWVQQDVLRVVKEQGRDLSDFPVAPEVLADLINRIKAGQLNTNQGREVFAQLVEGGHGDLDAVIQAGGYVMVSDRDAIVEAAKAALESNAKALADLKNGKKKPDAVKGFLRGQIMKQTGGKANPALVGEVLDELLARIESAS, from the coding sequence ATGTCGGACCCGTATGGTCTGTCGCTGCCACCCGACACGAAAGTCGAAGTGATCATCGGCTTGGAGGTGCATGTTCAACTCCAAACCGAAAGCAAGATGTTTTCGGCCTGCGGTACCGAGTTCGGCCTGCCGCCCAACACTCAAACCGACCCGGTCAGCCTCGGTCTGCCCGGCACCCTGCCGGTCATGAACGCCAAGGCGTTCGAGCTGGCGCTCAAGACCGCCCTGGCCTTCCAAGCCGACATCGCCCGGTTTACCAAGTGGGACCGCAAAAACTATTACTACCCCGACCTTCCCAAAAATTATCAAATCAGCCAGTACGACCTTCCCTTCTCCACCGGTGGCGCGTTGCCGATCCCGCCGGGCAAGAACGGCGGCGAGCCCCGCCACCTGCGCTTAACCCGCATCCACCTGGAGGAAGACACCGGCAAACTGACCCACGCCGCCGGCGGCTTCACCGAAGTCGATCTCAACCGCGCCGGCGTCCCGTTGCTGGAAATCGTCACCGAACCAGACCTGCGCTCCCCCGAGGAGGCGAAAGCCTGCTTGGAAGAACTCCGGCTCACGCTACGCTGCCTGGGAGTCTCCGACTGCGAAATGCAGGAGGGTAGCCTGCGTTGCGACGCCAACGTGAATCTTCATATTCATCGAGATGGACAGATTTTCAAAACACCGATTGTCGAAGTTAAGAATTTGAACAGCTTCCGATCGGTTGAGCGGGCATTGCGTTACGAGGTCAAACGCCAATATCAGGCTTGGCTTGAGACGGGCGAGGTCAAGACCGACACCAACAAGACCACGCGGGGTTGGGTCGAGGAGGAGGGGGTGACCCGCCTTCAGAGGTCCAAGGAGACCGCGGCCGACTATCGTTACTTTCCGGAGCCGGACCTAGTGCCGGTTCAGGTGGACGATGCTTGGTTGGAGCGGATCCGGCGTGGCATCGGCGAGTTGCCCACGGCGCGTCGGTTGCGGTTCGAGCGGGAGTATGGTTTGTCGGCCTACGACGCCAATGTGCTAGTGGAGCAGGGTCAGGCGGTGGGCGACTACTTCGACACGGTGGCCAAACTCACCGGCGACCCCAAGCTCGCGGGCAACTGGGTGCAGCAGGACGTGCTGCGGGTCGTCAAGGAGCAGGGCCGCGACCTAAGCGACTTTCCGGTGGCCCCCGAGGTGCTGGCCGATCTGATCAACCGCATCAAAGCTGGCCAGCTTAACACCAATCAAGGCCGCGAAGTGTTCGCCCAACTGGTCGAAGGCGGCCACGGTGACCTGGACGCGGTGATCCAGGCCGGCGGTTACGTCATGGTCTCCGACCGCGACGCTATCGTTGAGGCGGCCAAGGCGGCGCTGGAGTCCAACGCCAAGGCTCTGGCCGACCTGAAAAACGGCAAGAAGAAGCCGGACGCGGTCAAGGGCTTCCTACGTGGCCAGATTATGAAGCAGACCGGCGGCAAGGCCAACCCCGCCCTGGTGGGCGAGGTTCTGGATGAACTGCTTGCTCGGATCGAATCGGCCTCGTAA
- the gatA gene encoding Asp-tRNA(Asn)/Glu-tRNA(Gln) amidotransferase subunit GatA: MSNDSELTRAGALELRDRIARGDVSAVEVARAHLDRIERFEPSIHAFLHRDPEATLAQARAIDQARAAGEPLGRLAGVPIALKDVLCTRGVPTTCGSRMLANYRPPFDATVVRKLNEAGAVIVGKVNMDEFAMGSSTENSHFGPTHNPWDLERTPGGSSGGSAAAVAAGFAPLALGTDTGGSIRQPAAFCGIVGLKPSYGRVSRFGLVAFASSLDQIGPMSRSVADAALLLNVIAGADPRDATCVDRPVPDYLAGLNDPIGPDRPLKVGYVPEFLTDGLDDRIKTAVDQALQTYRELGAEIREVHLPHTRIGIAAYYIVAPCEASSNLARYDGTIFGHRAADWSPASPGEEELSPTVRMMMASRAEGFGAEVKRRIMLGTFALSAGYADQYYNKALKVRRLIRQDFDQAFEQVDVIVGPTTPTPAFRLGEKTDDPLAMYLSDVYTITANLAGIPGLSLPFGLTTERLPIGVQLLAKPFDEPTLLRAAALLEAAVGSPGVAPLQPS; this comes from the coding sequence ATGTCGAACGACAGCGAGTTGACCCGCGCTGGCGCATTGGAATTGAGGGATCGTATCGCCCGAGGCGACGTGTCGGCGGTCGAAGTGGCACGCGCGCATCTGGACCGCATCGAACGGTTCGAGCCGTCAATCCACGCCTTCCTGCACCGCGACCCCGAGGCGACGCTGGCCCAAGCCCGCGCCATCGACCAAGCCCGCGCCGCCGGAGAACCGTTGGGACGACTGGCCGGCGTGCCGATCGCCCTCAAAGACGTGCTCTGCACCCGAGGCGTGCCCACCACCTGCGGTAGTCGGATGCTGGCCAACTATCGACCGCCGTTCGACGCCACTGTGGTCCGCAAGCTCAACGAGGCTGGCGCAGTGATTGTGGGCAAGGTGAATATGGACGAGTTCGCTATGGGCTCCTCCACCGAGAATAGCCACTTTGGCCCCACTCACAACCCCTGGGACTTGGAACGGACCCCCGGAGGCTCCTCGGGAGGCTCGGCCGCAGCGGTCGCCGCCGGGTTCGCCCCCCTGGCGCTAGGGACCGACACCGGCGGCTCGATCCGCCAACCGGCCGCCTTCTGCGGTATCGTGGGCCTCAAACCGTCCTATGGCCGGGTCTCGCGGTTCGGCCTCGTGGCCTTCGCGAGCTCGCTGGATCAGATCGGCCCGATGAGCCGGAGCGTGGCCGACGCGGCCCTGCTGCTCAACGTCATCGCCGGCGCGGACCCCCGCGACGCCACCTGCGTTGATCGCCCAGTGCCCGACTACCTCGCCGGTCTGAACGACCCTATCGGACCCGACCGCCCCTTGAAAGTGGGCTACGTCCCCGAATTCCTCACCGACGGCCTCGACGACCGCATCAAAACGGCCGTCGATCAGGCTCTGCAAACCTACCGGGAACTCGGGGCCGAGATTCGGGAAGTCCACCTGCCCCATACCCGAATCGGAATCGCCGCTTATTACATCGTGGCCCCGTGCGAAGCCTCCAGCAACCTGGCACGCTACGACGGCACAATCTTCGGCCACCGCGCCGCCGACTGGTCGCCAGCCTCACCTGGAGAGGAAGAACTGTCCCCCACGGTTCGCATGATGATGGCCAGCCGCGCCGAGGGGTTCGGCGCGGAGGTCAAACGGCGGATCATGCTGGGTACCTTCGCGCTGTCGGCCGGTTACGCCGATCAATACTACAACAAGGCGCTCAAGGTCCGTCGCCTGATCCGTCAGGACTTTGACCAGGCCTTCGAACAGGTTGATGTGATCGTCGGCCCCACGACCCCAACGCCGGCGTTCCGCCTCGGCGAGAAGACCGACGATCCCCTGGCAATGTACCTCTCCGACGTCTACACCATCACCGCCAACCTCGCAGGCATCCCCGGTCTGAGCCTTCCGTTTGGCCTCACCACGGAGCGTCTGCCTATTGGCGTGCAACTGCTGGCCAAACCATTCGATGAGCCTACCCTGCTCCGCGCCGCGGCGCTCTTGGAGGCGGCAGTGGGTTCGCCCGGCGTGGCGCCACTCCAACCGTCTTGA
- a CDS encoding hemolysin family protein: protein MTILAVGLVGLVILLHAGFTAVEVALVSVTRARMQHHLETRDEVDPGGSSATPSLTPARSEGSIRFILDLIDNSEPTLLTARLLVTVLEVAVLLTLGVWVALNPPSWIDDPTTAWLAGVSVAVTLGLLIFWLGHLLPGRLAERCPERVIVALAWALRPLRPLLGWLPFWLDQLGVALLNRLSLPIAPSPAVTHEEIADVLESGVKAGLLDPSDQDMLERLLKLGDRRVSVVMTPRVDVVWLDVNDSPEELANKLQSSPHSRFPVCEDFLDNLVGVVHVKSLLVRSLRGERVDLRGLVQIPMLVPDTLTTRQLLDRFREPGNHLAIVIDEFGGVRGLATLTDVLEAIVGDLPDEGESFEEDVVRREDGSLLLDAMLSIDELKEVLEVGSLPDEDRGEYQTLAGFVITRFGYIPKIGESFVWRGFRFEVVDTDGARLDRILVQSISRPPTPISNEDSSAPPAPNPPLSTDPGSSP from the coding sequence GTGACGATCCTGGCCGTTGGTCTGGTGGGGTTGGTGATTCTGCTTCATGCTGGTTTCACCGCCGTCGAGGTGGCGTTGGTGTCGGTCACCCGCGCCCGGATGCAGCATCATCTGGAGACGCGTGATGAGGTCGATCCAGGCGGCTCGAGTGCGACGCCCTCCCTCACCCCGGCGCGTTCCGAAGGGTCGATCCGGTTCATCTTGGACCTGATTGACAACTCGGAGCCGACCCTGCTGACCGCCCGTCTGCTGGTGACGGTCTTGGAGGTAGCGGTTCTGTTGACCCTGGGCGTGTGGGTGGCCCTCAACCCTCCTTCCTGGATCGACGACCCTACGACCGCGTGGCTGGCCGGAGTCTCGGTGGCGGTGACCCTTGGCCTGCTGATCTTCTGGCTGGGCCACCTGTTGCCTGGTCGTTTGGCCGAACGCTGCCCGGAACGAGTCATCGTGGCGCTGGCCTGGGCGCTTCGTCCGTTGCGTCCCCTGCTGGGCTGGCTGCCGTTTTGGCTCGACCAACTGGGCGTTGCCTTGCTCAACCGCCTGTCGTTGCCAATAGCCCCCTCGCCCGCCGTCACCCACGAGGAGATCGCTGACGTGCTGGAAAGTGGCGTCAAGGCTGGTCTGCTCGATCCCTCCGATCAAGATATGTTGGAACGATTGCTCAAACTGGGCGATCGTCGCGTCAGCGTGGTGATGACGCCGCGGGTGGACGTGGTTTGGCTGGACGTCAACGACTCGCCTGAGGAACTGGCCAACAAACTCCAGTCCTCGCCGCACTCGCGGTTCCCGGTTTGCGAGGATTTTTTGGACAACCTGGTGGGGGTGGTTCATGTCAAATCGCTGCTGGTGCGCAGCCTTCGGGGTGAACGGGTTGACCTACGCGGATTGGTTCAAATTCCCATGTTGGTGCCCGACACGCTGACCACCCGCCAGCTTTTAGATCGGTTCCGCGAGCCGGGTAACCATCTGGCTATCGTCATCGACGAGTTCGGCGGGGTGCGTGGCTTGGCAACCCTGACCGACGTGCTGGAGGCGATCGTCGGCGACCTGCCCGACGAGGGGGAGTCCTTTGAAGAGGATGTGGTCCGCCGCGAGGATGGTTCCCTGTTGCTGGACGCTATGCTCTCCATCGACGAACTCAAAGAGGTGCTGGAGGTCGGCTCACTGCCCGACGAGGACCGGGGCGAGTATCAGACCCTGGCCGGCTTCGTCATCACTCGATTTGGCTACATCCCCAAGATTGGCGAATCGTTCGTCTGGCGGGGCTTCCGCTTCGAGGTGGTCGACACCGACGGCGCGCGGTTGGACCGCATCCTGGTCCAGTCGATTTCCCGCCCACCCACGCCGATTTCCAACGAGGACTCCTCCGCACCACCCGCGCCGAACCCTCCGCTCTCCACCGATCCAGGCTCGTCGCCATGA
- a CDS encoding c-type heme family protein, which produces MRGDFDHLVTTRHHARGLDLSPSQRSGWFPALVAVGLALAGCGDSTISRSSDPSFLSASQAAVQGKEEESWKTVPVQELAGPALASWERAAAARDQLAGRLLSRVQEAIAQEGPAGAIAVCQTDAPTIARQVADETGVLIGRTALKLRNPANAPPHWAKTVLATTPPETPWVSVNNVGTIRGLWPIRLQATCLTCHGPVESLGEEVRSALGRSYPADRAVGFAEGDLRGWFWVEATPPGSAPPGSSAPKRGTAATDKG; this is translated from the coding sequence ATGCGCGGTGACTTCGACCACCTCGTGACGACCCGCCACCACGCTAGGGGATTGGACCTTTCTCCATCCCAGCGGTCGGGTTGGTTCCCGGCTCTGGTGGCGGTTGGGCTGGCGTTGGCGGGCTGCGGCGACTCGACCATCTCTCGTTCGTCGGACCCCTCCTTTTTGTCCGCTTCCCAGGCGGCCGTCCAGGGCAAGGAGGAGGAGTCGTGGAAAACCGTGCCGGTTCAGGAGTTGGCTGGACCGGCGCTGGCCTCTTGGGAACGGGCGGCCGCGGCCCGCGACCAATTGGCGGGTCGGCTGTTGAGCCGCGTTCAGGAAGCCATTGCCCAGGAAGGTCCTGCTGGGGCGATCGCTGTGTGTCAGACCGACGCACCGACGATTGCCCGCCAAGTGGCCGACGAGACCGGCGTTTTGATTGGCCGCACCGCGTTGAAACTGCGCAACCCTGCCAACGCGCCGCCACACTGGGCCAAGACGGTGCTGGCCACCACTCCCCCTGAAACCCCTTGGGTGTCGGTCAACAACGTCGGGACGATCCGGGGTCTGTGGCCGATCCGTCTGCAAGCCACTTGCCTGACCTGTCACGGCCCCGTCGAGTCGCTGGGCGAGGAGGTCCGTTCCGCTCTGGGCCGGAGCTATCCCGCCGATCGGGCGGTTGGGTTCGCGGAAGGGGATCTGCGGGGTTGGTTTTGGGTCGAGGCGACCCCACCCGGCTCTGCGCCACCTGGTTCGTCCGCGCCAAAGCGGGGCACGGCGGCGACCGATAAGGGATGA
- a CDS encoding aldehyde ferredoxin oxidoreductase family protein, which translates to MSASRQHHVGVGVHGRGLVIDAATATARWLPIPPEVARSFLGGVGLSCWALAHLARQANAWDILARDPLDPCAPLIFAFSPLVGSPLTTSAKFAVAAVSPLTGRFCDALCSSGFALAGKKTGADLLAIVGQHPHPAVLWIDGLDPSHDDPDALPAIRFEPAGDVWGLPAAVAERRLLERAGPGWELAAIGPAGERLIPFATLSHDGRHAGRGGLGAVLGSKRLKAVAVRGRRRVAWADPARAVQLARDLSARSFGPATAKYRELGTLANLLVFNRFQALPTRNFESGSFEQVERLAFDAPGFDLAPAKRVARRSCVACTIGCEHLVAAPDRRSASRLATYSNTNTRIDTNAHVNPDANSSPAGVRLEYESLFALGPLCGLSDPEAVVEAARLCDQAGLDTITTGATLAFLAECAGNGWIDDRVDPQRPDSPRLRFGDPEGFLAALDQLTRFPALSRSSDSPSPRDACEPNLVDLLALGSRRAAQRIARLHPEALRLAPHVKGLELPGYDPRALHALAVGLAVGTRGADHNRSSAYDADFSGHIDRLGANDAIVDAVIQAEDRAAWIDSLILCKFLRKLFTDPIEETLPFLEALCGWSIPLDQARLTARRIVESRRLVNRRLGWTPAEDTLPPRLFDPPALPQSPFLDFDSFHRMVRRYHQQRGLDATGELTPPTRALLGLEGFPTAEIPQPQA; encoded by the coding sequence ATGAGCGCCTCTCGACAGCATCATGTTGGCGTGGGGGTTCATGGGCGGGGTCTGGTGATCGACGCCGCCACCGCAACGGCGCGCTGGCTGCCAATCCCGCCGGAGGTCGCGCGCAGTTTTTTGGGAGGCGTCGGCCTGTCTTGCTGGGCGTTGGCTCATCTGGCGCGGCAGGCGAACGCCTGGGACATCCTGGCGCGCGATCCGCTCGATCCCTGCGCCCCGTTGATTTTCGCCTTCAGCCCGCTGGTGGGCAGTCCGTTGACCACTTCGGCGAAGTTCGCGGTGGCTGCTGTTTCGCCTTTGACCGGGCGATTCTGCGACGCGCTGTGTTCCAGCGGCTTCGCCCTGGCGGGCAAGAAAACTGGAGCCGACTTGCTGGCGATCGTGGGACAACACCCCCACCCCGCGGTCCTCTGGATCGACGGTTTGGATCCCTCCCACGACGATCCCGACGCGCTGCCAGCGATCCGCTTCGAGCCGGCTGGGGACGTTTGGGGGTTGCCCGCGGCCGTGGCGGAGCGTCGTTTGCTGGAGCGCGCCGGTCCCGGCTGGGAACTGGCCGCGATCGGCCCGGCGGGCGAACGTCTGATCCCCTTTGCCACCCTCAGCCACGATGGGCGTCACGCCGGGCGCGGCGGTCTGGGCGCGGTGCTGGGCTCCAAGCGTCTCAAGGCGGTCGCGGTTCGCGGTCGGCGTCGGGTTGCCTGGGCCGACCCCGCCCGCGCCGTCCAGTTGGCCCGCGACCTGTCGGCCCGCTCGTTCGGGCCGGCCACCGCCAAGTACCGCGAACTCGGCACCTTGGCCAACCTGCTGGTCTTCAACCGCTTCCAAGCGTTGCCCACCCGCAACTTCGAGTCCGGCTCGTTCGAACAAGTCGAACGCCTGGCCTTCGACGCCCCTGGCTTCGACCTGGCCCCCGCCAAGCGGGTCGCCCGACGCTCCTGCGTGGCCTGCACCATCGGTTGCGAGCACCTCGTTGCTGCCCCCGATCGTCGCTCTGCGTCCCGCCTTGCCACCTATTCCAATACCAACACCCGTATTGATACCAATGCTCATGTCAATCCCGACGCCAACAGTTCGCCAGCCGGGGTGCGGTTGGAGTATGAATCGCTCTTCGCGCTGGGACCGCTTTGCGGTCTGTCCGACCCCGAGGCGGTCGTCGAGGCGGCCCGCTTGTGCGACCAGGCCGGTCTCGACACCATCACCACCGGCGCGACCTTGGCATTTCTGGCCGAATGCGCTGGCAACGGTTGGATCGACGACCGAGTCGATCCCCAACGCCCCGATTCTCCCCGACTCCGATTCGGTGATCCCGAAGGATTTCTGGCCGCCCTCGACCAACTGACCCGCTTCCCCGCTCTTTCCCGCTCCTCCGACTCCCCATCGCCCCGCGACGCCTGCGAACCCAACCTGGTGGACCTGCTGGCCCTGGGCAGCCGTCGCGCGGCTCAACGGATCGCCCGACTCCACCCTGAAGCCCTCCGTCTGGCCCCTCACGTCAAAGGTCTGGAATTGCCTGGTTACGACCCCCGCGCCCTGCACGCTTTGGCCGTTGGACTGGCCGTTGGGACCCGTGGAGCCGACCACAACCGCTCCTCCGCCTACGACGCCGACTTCTCCGGTCACATCGACCGCTTGGGGGCCAACGACGCAATCGTCGACGCCGTCATCCAGGCCGAAGATCGCGCCGCTTGGATCGACTCGCTGATTCTCTGCAAATTCCTCCGCAAACTCTTCACCGATCCCATCGAAGAGACCCTCCCGTTTCTGGAGGCGCTCTGCGGCTGGAGTATCCCTTTGGACCAAGCCCGCCTCACCGCGCGACGCATCGTCGAATCCCGCCGCCTGGTCAATCGTCGCCTTGGCTGGACCCCCGCCGAAGACACCCTGCCGCCACGTCTCTTCGACCCCCCTGCCCTGCCTCAGTCCCCCTTCCTGGACTTCGACTCGTTCCATCGCATGGTTCGCCGGTATCATCAGCAACGAGGACTCGACGCCACTGGAGAATTGACTCCCCCCACCCGCGCTCTGCTGGGTTTGGAAGGATTCCCCACCGCTGAGATTCCTCAACCTCAGGCATGA